A genomic region of Peptoniphilus sp. ING2-D1G contains the following coding sequences:
- the fchA gene encoding Formiminotetrahydrofolate cyclodeaminase (Enzymes containing the cyclodeaminase domain function in channeling one-carbon units to the folate pool. In most cases, this domain catalyses the cyclisation of formimidoyltetrahydrofolate to methenyltetrahydrofolate as shown in reaction. In the methylotrophic bacterium Methylobacterium extorquens, however, it catalyses the interconversion of formyltetrahydrofolate and methylenetetrahydrofolate,as shown in reaction; High confidence in function and specificity) encodes MLKDLSVKEFVAETASDSPAPGGGSVSALGAAQAAALLGMVANLTVKSKKYEEVHEEIKPLVDELKALEEKFIDFIDKDANSFNGVMEAFKLPKETEEEKKQRSAKIQEEYKNAANVPLTVGLETLKLIDYAEKLAEKGNLNAITDVGVGVLNIKLAVVGAFYNVKINLGSIKDEAYVQETKETMAKALEEVEKRTEPILEKVEAEIN; translated from the coding sequence ATGTTAAAAGATTTATCGGTAAAAGAATTTGTAGCAGAAACCGCTTCTGACTCACCGGCGCCGGGTGGCGGATCGGTATCAGCTTTAGGAGCTGCACAAGCAGCGGCTCTATTGGGAATGGTTGCAAATCTTACTGTAAAAAGCAAAAAATATGAAGAAGTTCATGAAGAAATAAAACCGCTTGTCGATGAACTCAAAGCCCTTGAAGAAAAATTCATAGATTTTATAGATAAAGATGCAAATTCCTTCAATGGAGTAATGGAAGCATTTAAACTCCCTAAGGAAACTGAAGAAGAAAAAAAACAAAGATCTGCAAAAATTCAAGAAGAATATAAAAACGCAGCTAACGTGCCACTTACGGTAGGACTTGAAACTTTAAAATTGATTGACTATGCTGAAAAATTGGCTGAAAAAGGAAATCTAAACGCAATTACCGATGTGGGAGTGGGAGTTTTAAACATTAAACTTGCAGTTGTAGGTGCCTTCTACAATGTAAAAATAAATCTCGGTTCAATTAAAGATGAAGCGTATGTTCAAGAAACAAAGGAAACAATGGCAAAAGCTTTAGAAGAAGTTGAAAAAAGAACGGAACCCATACTTGAAAAAGTTGAAGCTGAAATAAACTGA
- the mutL gene encoding MutL protein (This small family includes, GlmL/MutL from Clostridium tetanomorphum and Clostridium cochlearium. GlmL is located between the genes for the two subunits, epsilon (GlmE) and sigma (GlmS), of the coenzyme-B12-dependent glutamate mutase (methylaspartate mutase), the first enzyme in a pathway of glutamate fermentation. Members shows significant sequence similarity to the hydantoinase branch of the hydantoinase/oxoprolinase family; High confidence in function and specificity), producing MIKGDLGPLFIKFMINGEIMEILLVDFGSTYTKFTLVDMDKEEIIGRSSAITTVESDVRDGYNEVLKKLEEKLERKIKPDKILACSSAAGGLKMLAIGLTKNLTAEAAKRSALGAGARILDTYYYELSEKDLEEIKNSPCDIILYSGGTEHGNRRNVIINAKKLASVKPKVPIIVSINSNCLEEVEQIFTEAGLDYFVADNVMPVVNVLKPESARECIRQIFMSRIVNAKGMDTVEGIVDGILMPTPQAVIKAAQVLSLGTDKEPGIGDLMIVDIGGATTDVHSIGYGHPTDNSVIYEGLIEPLAKRTVEGDLGMRYSALSLYEAVGEEDIASNLNNLEIDIYEGVKKRAENIKFVPQTEEDYKFDAAMARTAVKLAVERHVGTLFRRYVKTKYVYFQKGKDLTQLKNVIGTGGVLVYAQNPKWILNSLENDNKLVLSPKNPDYYIDSDYILSAMGLLSMEYPEVAIRIMKKDIRKAN from the coding sequence ATGATAAAAGGGGATTTAGGTCCCCTTTTTATTAAATTTATGATTAATGGTGAGATTATGGAAATTTTATTAGTAGACTTCGGATCGACCTATACAAAATTTACTTTGGTAGATATGGACAAGGAAGAGATAATAGGGAGAAGCAGCGCAATAACTACCGTAGAAAGCGACGTTAGAGATGGCTATAATGAAGTCTTAAAAAAATTGGAAGAAAAATTAGAAAGAAAAATAAAACCGGATAAAATACTTGCCTGTTCATCGGCTGCAGGTGGACTTAAAATGTTGGCAATAGGTCTTACTAAAAATCTGACGGCAGAAGCTGCAAAAAGATCGGCCTTAGGTGCCGGAGCAAGAATATTGGACACTTATTATTATGAACTTTCAGAAAAAGACCTTGAAGAAATAAAAAATTCTCCCTGCGATATAATACTTTATTCCGGGGGTACGGAACACGGCAACAGAAGAAATGTAATAATAAATGCAAAAAAACTTGCAAGCGTAAAACCTAAAGTACCCATAATTGTGTCCATCAACTCCAATTGTCTTGAAGAAGTTGAACAAATTTTCACAGAGGCCGGGTTGGATTATTTTGTAGCTGACAATGTAATGCCGGTGGTAAATGTTTTAAAACCTGAAAGTGCAAGAGAATGTATAAGACAAATATTTATGAGCAGAATTGTCAATGCAAAGGGTATGGATACAGTAGAAGGTATTGTAGACGGAATTTTAATGCCCACACCTCAAGCGGTAATAAAAGCGGCTCAGGTGTTGTCATTGGGGACTGATAAAGAACCGGGCATAGGAGATTTGATGATTGTGGATATTGGAGGAGCGACCACAGATGTCCACTCCATAGGTTATGGACACCCCACGGATAACAGCGTCATATACGAAGGACTGATTGAACCTTTAGCCAAGAGAACCGTTGAAGGAGATTTAGGCATGAGATATTCAGCGCTAAGCCTTTATGAAGCGGTAGGAGAAGAAGACATAGCAAGTAATTTAAATAATCTGGAAATTGATATTTATGAAGGTGTAAAAAAACGTGCCGAAAATATAAAATTCGTGCCGCAAACCGAAGAAGACTATAAATTTGATGCCGCCATGGCAAGAACGGCAGTTAAACTTGCAGTAGAAAGACATGTCGGAACATTATTCAGAAGATATGTAAAAACCAAGTATGTGTACTTCCAAAAGGGTAAAGATTTGACACAACTTAAAAACGTGATTGGAACCGGCGGAGTGCTTGTCTATGCACAAAATCCAAAATGGATATTGAATTCTCTTGAAAATGATAATAAACTTGTATTAAGTCCCAAGAATCCCGACTATTATATAGATAGCGACTACATACTTTCTGCCATGGGGCTGTTAAGTATGGAATATCCTGAAGTAGCAATAAGAATTATGAAAAAGGATATCAGAAAAGCAAATTAA
- a CDS encoding hypothetical protein (High confidence in function and specificity), with product MKQSFDFFVANPAGNITGFVVWPVYPGYRPAYTKAIMEQIDTTVEQVGFISPSYDGPPLRMDMAGGEFCGNATRSYGLYAAKFLDEGGEGYIEVYVSGVDHPMYVFVNTEENTAYVELPKAKNIGEITIEDSTYKVVELEGITHVIIDDRKEDKDFVDKALKAVKEKFQCEAYGILFYNEKEDKMVPYVNVVEADTLIRESSCGSGTVAMGYYLNTDEDENFKKIIRQPNGELEVRAGKDEEGHMVYSIGGPVELSEVRKVQIDIPAETVKKVKEDYLAHKKD from the coding sequence ATGAAACAAAGTTTTGATTTTTTTGTTGCAAATCCTGCAGGAAACATCACGGGATTTGTAGTATGGCCAGTATATCCGGGATATAGACCAGCCTACACGAAGGCAATTATGGAACAGATAGATACCACAGTGGAACAAGTCGGCTTTATCAGCCCCAGTTACGACGGACCACCACTTAGAATGGACATGGCGGGCGGAGAATTTTGCGGTAATGCCACCAGATCTTACGGATTATATGCAGCTAAGTTTTTAGACGAAGGCGGAGAAGGATATATAGAAGTCTATGTAAGCGGTGTTGATCATCCCATGTATGTGTTCGTAAATACGGAAGAAAACACGGCCTATGTGGAACTCCCCAAGGCTAAGAACATCGGAGAAATAACCATAGAGGACAGCACCTACAAAGTAGTGGAGCTTGAGGGGATTACACATGTGATCATAGATGACAGAAAAGAAGATAAAGACTTCGTTGATAAAGCTCTAAAGGCAGTTAAGGAAAAATTCCAATGCGAAGCTTATGGCATACTGTTCTACAATGAAAAAGAAGATAAAATGGTACCCTATGTCAATGTAGTGGAAGCGGATACCTTGATAAGAGAATCATCCTGTGGTTCCGGAACAGTTGCAATGGGATATTATCTAAACACAGATGAAGACGAAAATTTCAAAAAAATAATTCGCCAACCCAATGGAGAATTGGAAGTAAGAGCCGGCAAAGACGAAGAAGGACACATGGTTTACTCCATAGGAGGACCTGTGGAATTATCAGAAGTCAGAAAAGTTCAAATAGATATTCCTGCAGAAACGGTAAAAAAAGTAAAAGAAGATTATCTTGCACATAAAAAAGATTGA
- a CDS encoding Hypothetical protein (Family membership), translating to MFFIMGMNQKRDSLEYSSPLEVHDCGKYGRMEIFVVYNALSLFFIPLLKLGKNYYVKYTCCEKIYQLNDEIGRQIERGENPAINDRDLILISEGRQFCPNCGYPVDQNFEYCPKCGERL from the coding sequence ATGTTTTTTATAATGGGAATGAATCAAAAAAGGGACTCTTTAGAATACAGTTCTCCCTTGGAAGTCCACGATTGTGGAAAGTATGGAAGAATGGAAATATTCGTAGTATATAATGCCCTTTCACTTTTCTTTATCCCACTTTTAAAATTAGGCAAAAATTACTATGTAAAATACACTTGTTGCGAAAAAATCTACCAATTAAATGACGAAATCGGCAGACAAATAGAAAGGGGAGAAAACCCCGCTATAAATGACAGAGATTTGATTTTGATCTCAGAGGGAAGGCAGTTTTGCCCTAATTGCGGATATCCCGTTGACCAAAACTTTGAATACTGCCCTAAATGCGGTGAAAGGCTTTAG
- a CDS encoding CBS domain protein (CBS domains contain about 60 amino acid residues and occur as tandem pairs in a variety of proteins in bacteria, archaea, and eukaryotes.hey are mainly found in proteins that are regulated by adenosyl metabolites. Depending on the protein in which they occur, CBS domains have been proposed to affect multimerization and sorting of proteins, channel gating, and ligand binding. However, recent experiments revealing that CBS domains can bind adenosine-containing ligands such ATP, AMP, or S-adenosylmethionine have led to the hypothesis that CBS domains function as sensors of intracellular metabolites; High confidence in function and specificity), which translates to MEDGGQNIIAQLLLIAALTLVNAFFASAEMAVVSSNKRKVESKAEEGSKNAKILLELMLDQTRFLSTIQVCITLAGFFSSASAATTISQRLAVFLHDYNLPYSGVVSVIVVTVILSFIMLVFGELVPKRIALQNPEEVALKSAKIMKFVSKIFFIFVKMLSVSTTVVLKLLGKYSEDVEEKISEEELKSYIKVSSEQGVINDVGEEMIVKIMDFDDKMAYEIMTPRTDIYMIDYEEFNIYKLNEILDMGYSRVPVYRDNTDNIVGVLYIKDLFVNYSLNNYRTIELDKCLKEPYFVPETKKIDQLLKELQSTKNYVALLIDEYGGFSGMVTIEDIVEEIVGEIEDEYDKDEPTIKKIAENTYIVDGSMELDEINDQLDTKLYSDNHETLSGLMVELLGYIPEDDEKELVVKYKDEAELKELSVKDKRIEKIELKIIKIENK; encoded by the coding sequence ATGGAAGACGGCGGGCAGAATATTATAGCCCAATTATTGCTTATAGCAGCTTTAACTTTAGTAAATGCTTTTTTCGCTTCGGCGGAAATGGCAGTTGTTTCCAGTAACAAGAGAAAGGTGGAGTCCAAGGCTGAAGAAGGGAGTAAAAACGCAAAAATACTCCTTGAATTGATGTTGGATCAGACGAGATTCTTATCCACCATTCAGGTTTGTATAACTTTGGCTGGTTTCTTTTCATCGGCATCTGCAGCCACGACTATTTCACAAAGACTTGCAGTGTTTTTGCATGACTATAATCTACCCTATTCGGGAGTTGTATCGGTGATAGTGGTAACTGTTATATTGTCCTTTATAATGCTTGTTTTCGGGGAGCTTGTACCCAAGAGAATAGCCCTTCAAAATCCGGAGGAAGTTGCGCTTAAATCTGCAAAAATCATGAAATTCGTATCGAAAATATTCTTTATTTTCGTCAAAATGCTATCGGTATCTACTACAGTCGTATTGAAGTTGCTTGGAAAATATTCTGAGGATGTTGAAGAAAAAATTTCAGAAGAAGAACTCAAGTCCTACATAAAGGTATCCAGTGAACAGGGTGTAATAAACGATGTAGGCGAAGAAATGATAGTTAAAATCATGGACTTTGATGACAAGATGGCATATGAAATAATGACTCCAAGAACTGACATATACATGATTGACTATGAAGAATTCAATATCTATAAATTAAATGAAATACTGGATATGGGATATTCCAGAGTGCCCGTCTATAGAGATAACACGGATAATATCGTAGGGGTTCTTTATATTAAAGACCTATTCGTAAATTATTCACTTAACAATTATAGGACAATTGAACTTGATAAATGTTTAAAGGAACCTTACTTCGTTCCTGAAACCAAAAAAATCGATCAACTTCTCAAAGAACTTCAGTCCACAAAGAATTATGTCGCTTTGCTCATAGATGAATACGGAGGATTTTCAGGAATGGTAACCATAGAGGACATAGTTGAAGAGATTGTAGGAGAGATAGAAGATGAGTACGATAAAGATGAACCTACAATTAAGAAAATCGCAGAAAATACCTATATCGTTGACGGTTCAATGGAACTTGATGAAATAAACGATCAATTGGATACCAAGCTCTATTCCGATAATCACGAAACCCTTTCAGGGCTTATGGTGGAACTTTTAGGATATATTCCTGAAGACGACGAAAAAGAATTAGTGGTAAAGTATAAAGACGAAGCTGAGTTGAAAGAACTGTCAGTAAAGGACAAACGCATTGAAAAAATAGAGCTGAAAATAATTAAAATTGAAAATAAATAA
- the norV gene encoding Anaerobic nitric oxide reductase flavorubredoxin (Anaerobic nitric oxide reductase; uses NADH to detoxify nitric oxide (NO), protecting several 4Fe-4S NO-sensitive enzymes. Has at least 2 reductase partners, only one of which (NorW, flavorubredoxin reductase) has been identified. NO probably binds to the di-iron center; electrons enter from the NorW at rubredoxin and are transferred sequentially to the FMN center and the di-iron center. Also able to function as an aerobic oxygen reductase; High confidence in function and specificity), which yields MRRKISENVSWIGFIDWELKKFHGDEYSIINGSSQNAYLIEEEKTVLVDTVWSPHRFEFIENLKSEIDLNKIDYIIVNHGEVDHSGALRDLLKEIPGTPLYCTANCVKSLEGQYGKLDWNFNVVKTGDRLDIGNGKELIFIEMKMLHWPDSMATFMTGNNLLFSMDAFGQHFAAEELFNDLVDEELMYKEAMKYFANIIHPFAPFVTRKIKEIEDMNLDIEMIAPSHGAIWRDNPMQIVEKYKEWAGDYKEDRIVIAYDTMWEGTTEIANKIAYEINKRSPETVVKVFNVSKYDKNEIMTEVFRAKAIVVGSPTEINDILSSVAEWIHFLKSLKFKGKKAAAFGTYGWSGESVKILQEQLKDAGFDVIDEFVKANWRMNEENEAQVEKMVEALLKDL from the coding sequence ATGAGAAGAAAAATATCTGAAAATGTCAGTTGGATAGGCTTTATCGATTGGGAGCTCAAAAAGTTCCACGGTGACGAATACTCAATTATTAACGGTTCAAGTCAAAATGCCTACTTGATAGAGGAAGAAAAAACCGTACTTGTAGATACGGTTTGGTCGCCTCACAGATTTGAATTCATAGAAAATTTAAAATCGGAAATTGATTTGAACAAAATCGATTATATCATTGTAAATCACGGAGAAGTCGACCACTCCGGAGCTTTAAGGGATTTACTCAAGGAAATTCCCGGAACTCCCCTTTATTGTACAGCCAACTGCGTAAAGAGTTTGGAAGGGCAATACGGAAAGCTTGATTGGAATTTCAATGTTGTAAAAACCGGAGACAGACTTGACATAGGAAACGGCAAGGAACTGATATTTATTGAAATGAAAATGCTCCATTGGCCCGACTCCATGGCAACCTTTATGACCGGAAACAACTTGCTGTTTTCAATGGATGCCTTCGGTCAACACTTTGCGGCTGAAGAGCTGTTTAACGATCTTGTAGATGAAGAGTTGATGTATAAAGAAGCCATGAAATATTTTGCAAATATCATTCACCCCTTTGCACCCTTCGTAACGAGGAAAATAAAGGAAATCGAGGATATGAATTTGGATATTGAAATGATTGCGCCAAGCCACGGTGCAATTTGGAGAGACAATCCCATGCAGATTGTGGAAAAATACAAAGAGTGGGCAGGGGATTACAAAGAGGACAGAATTGTAATCGCCTACGATACAATGTGGGAAGGAACTACTGAAATAGCAAATAAAATCGCCTACGAAATCAACAAGAGAAGCCCTGAAACTGTGGTTAAGGTCTTTAACGTTTCCAAGTACGACAAAAATGAAATAATGACGGAAGTTTTCAGAGCAAAGGCGATAGTAGTGGGCTCACCTACGGAAATTAACGACATTTTATCAAGCGTTGCGGAATGGATTCACTTCTTAAAATCCCTAAAATTCAAAGGAAAAAAAGCTGCAGCCTTCGGAACTTACGGTTGGAGCGGCGAAAGCGTAAAAATACTTCAAGAGCAATTAAAGGATGCGGGATTTGATGTAATAGATGAGTTTGTCAAAGCAAACTGGAGAATGAACGAAGAAAATGAAGCTCAAGTTGAAAAAATGGTTGAGGCACTTTTAAAGGATCTGTAA
- a CDS encoding GntR family transcriptional regulator (Family membership), giving the protein MNIIISNSSEVPIYEQIKNQIKNLIATGKLSEDENLPGMRSLAKDLKVSVITTKRAYNDLEAEGFIYTVPGKGSFVSKLNVQLVKEKSLEEIEKILNEAIIVAKSSDIKYEEIEKLLENLWR; this is encoded by the coding sequence ATGAACATAATTATATCCAATTCAAGCGAAGTTCCAATTTATGAACAGATAAAAAATCAAATTAAAAATCTGATTGCAACGGGCAAGCTTTCAGAAGATGAAAATTTGCCCGGAATGAGATCTCTTGCAAAGGATTTAAAGGTTTCGGTCATTACAACAAAGCGCGCATATAATGACCTTGAAGCTGAGGGGTTTATATACACGGTACCCGGTAAAGGATCCTTTGTAAGTAAATTGAATGTTCAATTGGTTAAGGAAAAAAGTCTTGAAGAAATTGAAAAAATTTTAAACGAAGCGATAATTGTAGCAAAAAGCTCAGATATCAAGTATGAAGAAATTGAAAAGTTGCTTGAAAATTTGTGGAGGTAA
- a CDS encoding ABC transporter, ATP-binding protein (ABC transporters belong to the ATP-Binding Cassette (ABC) superfamily which uses the hydrolysis of ATP to energize diverse biological systems. ABC transporters are minimally constituted of two conserved regions: a highly conserved ATP binding cassette (ABC) and a less conserved transmembrane domain (TMD). These regions can be found on the same protein or on two different ones. Most ABC transporters function as a dimer and therefore are constituted of four domains, two ABC modules and two TMDs; High confidence in function and specificity), translating into MKALEVKDLCKSYGDFSLKNIDFDIETGTVMGLIGSNGAGKTTLIKCILDMVDYTGDIRILGSEINEEVKDKLGILIEDAFISNFINIKETDKIFKNIYSKWDSEYFKELVKRFELPLNKMNSKFSKGMRMKYKIAVALSSRPDFLILDEPTSGLDPVVRDDILDVFLEFMEEENHSILISSHITDDLEKIADYITYIDNGELIFSKEKYDLMENYGIIKCSREELLNIPKDYIVKYRESKYSIEALTNKKIEIKKSYPDIVVDNAHIDEIMVLYKKGEEL; encoded by the coding sequence GTGAAAGCGTTGGAAGTTAAAGACTTATGCAAGTCTTATGGAGATTTTTCCCTGAAAAACATAGATTTCGACATAGAAACAGGCACGGTGATGGGGCTTATTGGTTCAAACGGAGCAGGTAAGACCACGCTTATCAAATGTATCTTGGACATGGTGGATTATACGGGAGATATAAGAATTTTAGGTTCTGAAATAAACGAAGAAGTCAAAGACAAATTGGGAATTTTGATAGAAGATGCCTTTATAAGTAATTTCATAAATATAAAGGAAACAGATAAGATATTTAAAAACATATACAGCAAATGGGACAGCGAATATTTTAAAGAATTGGTAAAAAGATTTGAATTGCCCTTAAATAAAATGAATTCAAAATTTTCAAAGGGAATGAGAATGAAGTATAAAATCGCAGTGGCACTCTCTTCAAGACCTGATTTTCTGATTTTGGACGAACCCACCAGCGGACTCGATCCGGTAGTGCGAGATGATATTCTTGATGTTTTTCTGGAATTTATGGAAGAAGAAAATCACAGTATTTTGATTTCTTCTCATATCACCGACGATCTTGAAAAAATCGCCGATTATATCACCTATATAGACAATGGAGAGTTGATTTTCAGCAAAGAAAAATATGACTTGATGGAAAACTACGGCATAATCAAATGTTCAAGAGAAGAACTGCTCAACATACCCAAGGATTATATAGTTAAGTACAGAGAATCCAAGTATTCCATAGAGGCTTTGACAAATAAAAAAATCGAGATCAAAAAATCTTATCCGGATATTGTAGTGGATAATGCGCACATAGATGAAATAATGGTTTTATATAAAAAGGGTGAAGAACTGTGA
- a CDS encoding putative membrane protein (Hypothetical protein), which produces MKAIMLNDFYNLKSNLKSVIFTIVLLSIYPATRIMQKDFNSVLLVFMMFVISFLVNSYILNTCFYDDNSGFTKYLKAMPIKIKDYVAAKFYLLGASNFIVILSSSLIAYVKYQSVELTFFVCFLLSFLLAINLINLTFIMKMGYDKFSIYVTSIFIIGYLILFFASQKIGDDILNKIISSVNILYLLIIITFDIVLILILKNTSIKFFKERIE; this is translated from the coding sequence GTGAAAGCGATAATGTTAAACGATTTCTATAATTTAAAGAGCAATTTAAAGTCAGTGATCTTTACAATAGTCCTACTGAGCATATACCCCGCAACGAGAATAATGCAGAAGGATTTTAATTCGGTGTTACTTGTATTTATGATGTTTGTAATATCTTTTCTGGTAAATTCATATATTTTAAATACGTGTTTTTATGATGACAATTCCGGATTTACCAAGTATTTAAAAGCCATGCCCATTAAAATAAAAGACTATGTGGCAGCAAAATTTTATCTGCTGGGTGCATCCAATTTTATAGTCATATTAAGCTCATCTTTAATAGCTTATGTCAAATATCAAAGCGTTGAACTTACGTTTTTTGTATGTTTTTTATTGAGTTTTTTACTTGCGATCAACTTGATAAATCTGACTTTTATTATGAAGATGGGGTATGATAAATTTTCCATTTATGTAACAAGCATCTTCATAATCGGATATTTAATTTTATTCTTTGCATCTCAAAAAATAGGAGATGATATCTTAAATAAAATAATATCTTCTGTAAATATTTTATATTTATTGATAATAATAACCTTTGACATAGTGTTGATATTGATATTAAAAAACACATCAATTAAATTTTTCAAGGAGAGAATAGAATGA